TTCACCCGCTGGGAAAGGCGCTGCAGAGCTTCCTCGGGGAAGGGGAAAAGGGTGATCGGCCGGAAGAGACCGACTTTGAACCCCTCGGCTCGGGCCAAACGGATAGCGGTTTTGGATACGCGGGCAGCAGTGCCAAAGGCTGTGATGATCAAGTCGGCATCCTCCCCCAGAGAGACCTCGTACCGGACTTCTTCTTTTTTCATCCGCTGGTATTTTTCGAAGAGTTTCCAGTTATGTCGCTCCATCTCTCCTTCTTTCAGGTAGAGAGATTTAATAAGATTGGGTTTCCTTCCCGAAGCTCCGGTGAGAGTCCAATCCTTTGGCGGAAGTTCCCAGGGATGATATATCCTTTCGACCATAGTTTCCTGCATCTGCCCCAATACGGCATCCCCGAGAATGACTACGGGGTTGCAATACTTGTCCGCCAGGTCGAAGGCTAAGAGAGTCAAGTCGTGCATTTCTTGAACCGAGTGGGGAGCAAGGACGATGGTGCGATAGTCCCCGTGCCCTCCTCCCCGGGTGGCTTGGAAATAATCTCCCTGCGAGGCAGAAATTCCCCCCAGGCCAGGACCGCTGCGGGTGATGTTGACGATTACTGCCGGGAGCTCGCTCCCAGCCAGGTAAGAGATCCCCTCTTGCATGAGGGATATGCCCGGGCTGGAGGAAGAAGTCATGGCCCGGGCCCCTGCCGCGGAAGCCCCCAAAAGCATATTAATGGAAGCTACCTCACTCTCAGCCTGGATGAAACAGCCTTCTACCTTCGCCAAGTGCTTGGAAAAGTATTCGGGAATTTCATTTTGCGGCGTGATGGGATAGCCGAAATAATAACGGCAGCCGGCTTTAATGGCCCCGCGGGCCAAGGCTTCATTACCTTTGATGAACAATCGTTTTTCCACTTGGCGTTCCTACCTCCAGACCTCAATGGCTACGTCCGGGCAGGACTCGGCGCAAAGCGCACAGCCAGTACATTCGTTATCCAGGCGGGGTTCGGCGGGGTAAAAACCCTGAAGGTTGACTTCTTTGCTGAAAATGATGAGTTGCTTAGGGCAGGCTAACGTGCAGAGGGCGCAAGCTTTGCATCGCTCGCGGTTGATGATAATTTTACCCATGGCCAATTCAACCTCAACTTTATGAAAGGTCTTAAAAAATAAATTTAACATGGATGGCAAATTTTGAGCAAGAAGAATCTAGATTCAACCCTTGTCTTTTGGAGAAAATTAGTGTTTAATTTCCAATATCCCTTTGGGCCAAAGAACGGAGATAAGAATATAAACCCTTAAGCGAGAAGCCCTAAAGGCGGGTAAATTATGCTGATGAGAATCAATTCCCAAAACCCCCAACCAAGGCTGATCCGGCGGGTGGTGGAAGTATTGAAGGAAGGGGGGGTCATTGCTTACCCCACCGATACGGTTTATGGATTGGGTTGTTCCCTGTACAATAAGAAGGGCATCGAGCGCATCTACCAAATCAAGCGGAGCGAAAAGAATCGACCTTTTAGCTTCATTTGCGCCGACCTGAAGTCTATCAGCCTATATGCCAAGGTTTCCAACTATGCCTACAAGACGATGAAGCGCCTCTTGCCCGGTCCCTATACTTTCGTCCTCGAAGGGACCAAGCTGGTTCCCAAGATTATGCTCACCCGACGGATGACGGCCGGGATTCGAGTTCCCAACAACCCTATATGCCTGGCTATCGTCAAGGAGCTTGGGCATCCGGTCATCAGCACCAGCGCCATGCTGGCTGCCGGAGAGGTTTTTTATGATCCGGCGGAGATTGAAAAAAAACTGGGGCATGGGCTTGACTTGGTTATCGACGGCGGGGTATTGGTATCTGAGCCTTCCAGCGTTATCGATTTGACGGAGGACATGCCCAAGGTCTTGCGCGAGGGAAAGGGAGATGTAAGTTCCTTTCTCTAAGCCCTATTGGTCCGGAGTGTGAGCATCATCGGAAGCGATTTTGGGAAAAGGAATTTCCGGGGTATCATAAATCTTGGTATACGTCCCTTTGTAGGGGCAACCGGCCGGTCGCCCCTACCATTGCTTCAGGCGGCCAATTTGAGCGGTCGCTCGGAATCTTTGCTCAGGTCTTTACAGGAATTGGACGGGCAGTGCTGCTTCAGGTGGCTTTCGTATTCTCCGCGGAAGTAACGCAAGCTGGTAAGGACGGGAACTACCGCCGTTCTTCCGAATTGGCAGCGGGCCTGAGACTGAATGCGATTGGCGATGATCTCAAGGGTCTCCAGATCCCCAGTTTCTCCCCATCCTTTGGTTAACCGGTTGAAGATCGCCAGGAGGTTCTTGAAGGCTTTACCGCAAGGGTGACAATGATCACACGATTCGGAGACTAATTGATTCAAGGAGTAGCGAACCATTTCCACGATACATACTTTTTCGTCCATCAAGACCACATACCCTGAGCCGATCTTCCAACCAATGTTGGCAAGGGAATCAAAATCAATGGGGGTGTTTTGAAATCTTGCCGGAAAGATGCCCCCGCTGGGACCACTCATCTGAAAGGCTTTGAGCTCTCCCTGTAAGCCACTGGTTTCTCCATCCGCCATCTTTAAAAGTTCGGCAAGGGTTGAGCCAATGGGGGCTTCGACCAAGCAGGGATGACGGGTCTTGCCGGTCAAGGCGAAAATTTTTGTGCCCGTGGCATTTTTCGTCCCGAGAGAAGCAAACGAGTCTGCTCCTTTGTTTAGAATGAGGGGAATGTTCAGGTGGGTCTCGACATTGTTCACATAGAAAGGCTTGGGCCAAACCTCGACGTTCTTGAAGTTTTCATATTTTGCCGTCTCTTCGAGATCGAAAAGGGAGCGGGCACACTCGCCGCAAATAAAAGGATTATGTTCCTTGGGGAGTTGATCTTCGCTCATGGTCTCACGGATCTCGATGTCAAAGTTGAAGGGCTTGGCCAAGATATTATGGCCGAGGTAGCGCCGGGCTTGAGCAGCATGAATCGCCCGACTCATCCGTCGAAAGGCGAGTGGCTTATAAGCTGCAGGGATGTAAATGATCCCCTTGCCGACGCCGCCCAGGGCGTAAGCGGTAATGGCCATCCCTTCAATGAGCGCAAAAGGGTTTCCTTCCAGCAAGGTCCTTTCCATCCAGGCTTCGGAGAACCCGCCCATGCGGGTGGAGACCACGTAGTGGGGGAGATGCTGGACTTGCCGATAAGCTTCCCAGTTTTGCCCGGTGAAGCGGCCCTCGGCACTGCGGTCCCGTAATTCAGCCCTTTTCATTTGTTCCACTACTTTCTCTGGGGTCATGGCCGTAACCGCCATTTCCAGGGCTTTGAACCCGCCATTCTGGACATAGGCATCGATGTCCTCCGGGTTGACCGTCCCGCAGTTCTTCATTACCTCTCGGCGCTGCCGGGAGAGGAATTCCTGATATTGGTTGGCTTCCATCAAGCGAATTGCCGGACCCTCGTGGAGGTAACAATCCGTTGCGTATCCTCCGATTTTTTCTATCTTGGCCATAGCGTCCTCCTTATTCGTGCCGGAGGCCAGGGGACCGGCTTTCCGGCTGAAAACGTAATCGTTGTTAAGCTGCTTTTTTCTCTTCCACTGCCTCTCCGGGAGCTGCCTCGGCAACTTTTTCGGCTGCTTGATAACGGGCAATCGTTTGCAGGGCTGAGCCGGGTGTTAAATGCCCGAAAGTCTCCTCATCGATGGTCATAACCGGAGCGATGCCACAGGCACCCAGGCAGGCCACCTGCTCCAGGCTGAAGAGGGAATCATCCGTTGTTTCTTTCCCCGGCTGGATGCGGAGTTGCCCTTTTATGGAATCGATGATGGACGGAGCCCCGCTGAAATGGCAAGCCGTTCCCCGACAGGCCCGGACCGTATGCTTTCCGCGGGGAGAGAGATGGAACCGGTTGTAAAAAGTAAGAACCCCGAATATTTCGCTCGAAGTTACCCCCAGAAACTGAGCCACAGGTTCGAGGGTCGACTTGGGAACGTATCCAAAGACACCCTGAATTTTTTGTAACACGATGAGTAGATCTCCTCTTTTTCCTTCGTGCGCTTTACAAATTTCTTGGACCTTGGAGAAGTCAAGGTCTGCTGCTGGTCGCAGCTCGATCACTTTGGCCATTTTGTTATTCCTCCTCTGTTCTTGTTGATTTAGCATTTTAATCGCATCCCCAACGGCCGTGCGAATTTCTGCCGCATCGATGGGTTTCATGGCTAAAAAGAAGATTCCTTCATGGCGAACCCGTTTGGACATTTCCAGGGATGAATCTTCAGCGAGGGCAATGATGGGCAAGCGGGAATTTGTCTTTTTAAGAAGAGCAATTAAATCATAACAGGGAATCCCTTCCAGGTTGCTGTCTAAAAGAAGAACATCCACCTTTCCACTTCTAACCTTCCTGAGTAGGTCGCTGACCACCCTGGACCGGGAAATGCCCCAACCGGGGTCGGATAACTGATGGTAAAGATATTCTCCGAACGGTTCATCCTCACTCGCGATTAAAATTATTTTTTCTTCCATCCCCTTCTCCTCCAGCGGAGAAATTAAAAAAACCAAGAAACCTTGCCCTTCAAGCTATCAATTTATATGCCAATTGTGGAGATTTCTCAGATTAATCTTTAACAATTTGTTTTTGTTTATTAATTTTTAGTAGTTAGATAAGATGGCAGGGACTAAAAAATACGGGCGATGCACAAAAAAACTATGCATAATATAAAATTTACTTATAATTTCAATAATTTAAAAAATCATGCAGTGTATTTTATTTTTATGCAGGGCGGATGGAATCAACTTTCGCGGTCTTCGATGCGGATGTTATGTTTACGCATGAGAGCTTGGAAGTTTTGCCGGAGCATACCCACATCTTTGGCAGAGCGAGTTATGTTCCAATCATTCCGAGTAAGGGCCCCCAGTACGAAAAGTTTTTCAGCCTCTTCGACTGCCTTATCCCTCAGGTGCCTTTTTAGCTCCCTGAGCTCATCACTGGTCTTGGGAACGCTGAAGGAAATTTCCTCGTG
This genomic stretch from Deltaproteobacteria bacterium harbors:
- a CDS encoding ferredoxin family protein → MGKIIINRERCKACALCTLACPKQLIIFSKEVNLQGFYPAEPRLDNECTGCALCAESCPDVAIEVWR
- a CDS encoding L-threonylcarbamoyladenylate synthase, with translation MLMRINSQNPQPRLIRRVVEVLKEGGVIAYPTDTVYGLGCSLYNKKGIERIYQIKRSEKNRPFSFICADLKSISLYAKVSNYAYKTMKRLLPGPYTFVLEGTKLVPKIMLTRRMTAGIRVPNNPICLAIVKELGHPVISTSAMLAAGEVFYDPAEIEKKLGHGLDLVIDGGVLVSEPSSVIDLTEDMPKVLREGKGDVSSFL
- a CDS encoding NADH-ubiquinone oxidoreductase-F iron-sulfur binding region domain-containing protein; the protein is MAKIEKIGGYATDCYLHEGPAIRLMEANQYQEFLSRQRREVMKNCGTVNPEDIDAYVQNGGFKALEMAVTAMTPEKVVEQMKRAELRDRSAEGRFTGQNWEAYRQVQHLPHYVVSTRMGGFSEAWMERTLLEGNPFALIEGMAITAYALGGVGKGIIYIPAAYKPLAFRRMSRAIHAAQARRYLGHNILAKPFNFDIEIRETMSEDQLPKEHNPFICGECARSLFDLEETAKYENFKNVEVWPKPFYVNNVETHLNIPLILNKGADSFASLGTKNATGTKIFALTGKTRHPCLVEAPIGSTLAELLKMADGETSGLQGELKAFQMSGPSGGIFPARFQNTPIDFDSLANIGWKIGSGYVVLMDEKVCIVEMVRYSLNQLVSESCDHCHPCGKAFKNLLAIFNRLTKGWGETGDLETLEIIANRIQSQARCQFGRTAVVPVLTSLRYFRGEYESHLKQHCPSNSCKDLSKDSERPLKLAA
- a CDS encoding NAD(P)H-dependent oxidoreductase subunit E: MEEKIILIASEDEPFGEYLYHQLSDPGWGISRSRVVSDLLRKVRSGKVDVLLLDSNLEGIPCYDLIALLKKTNSRLPIIALAEDSSLEMSKRVRHEGIFFLAMKPIDAAEIRTAVGDAIKMLNQQEQRRNNKMAKVIELRPAADLDFSKVQEICKAHEGKRGDLLIVLQKIQGVFGYVPKSTLEPVAQFLGVTSSEIFGVLTFYNRFHLSPRGKHTVRACRGTACHFSGAPSIIDSIKGQLRIQPGKETTDDSLFSLEQVACLGACGIAPVMTIDEETFGHLTPGSALQTIARYQAAEKVAEAAPGEAVEEKKAA
- the vorB gene encoding 3-methyl-2-oxobutanoate dehydrogenase subunit VorB, translated to MEKRLFIKGNEALARGAIKAGCRYYFGYPITPQNEIPEYFSKHLAKVEGCFIQAESEVASINMLLGASAAGARAMTSSSSPGISLMQEGISYLAGSELPAVIVNITRSGPGLGGISASQGDYFQATRGGGHGDYRTIVLAPHSVQEMHDLTLLAFDLADKYCNPVVILGDAVLGQMQETMVERIYHPWELPPKDWTLTGASGRKPNLIKSLYLKEGEMERHNWKLFEKYQRMKKEEVRYEVSLGEDADLIITAFGTAARVSKTAIRLARAEGFKVGLFRPITLFPFPEEALQRLSQRV